From Zea mays cultivar B73 chromosome 3, Zm-B73-REFERENCE-NAM-5.0, whole genome shotgun sequence:
aactagatgttcactacaagcatcaatgtcaaaatctttacacctattgcaagtttcaacaatttctacacaagatgttgatttactagctatttctaacttagcattcaaatcatcattaacactttttaatttagagatggattcatgacaagtagataattcactagagagaatttcattccttttaatttctagagcaagagaattttgtgcactaacaaatttatcatgctcctcatataaaagatcctcttgtttttctagtaatctattcttgtcattcaaagcatcaatcaactcattaatcttattaattttagatctatctaatcccttgaataagcatgagtaatctatctcatcatcatcactagactcatcctcacttgaagaagcataagtactagtatcatgagtgcttactttcttctcccttgccatgaggcaagtgtgacgctcgttggggaagagggatgacttgttgaaggcggtggtggcgagtccttcattgtcggagtcggaggaggagcaatctgaatcccactcctttccgatatgtgcctcgcccttggccttcttgtaatgcttcttcttctcccttttgttccccttttcctggtcactttcattatcgggacagttagcaatgaaatgaccaatcttaccacatttgaagcacgagcgcttctcctttgtcttggtcttgcttggctgtcccttgcgacctttaagcgccgtcttgaagcgcttaatgatgagggccatctcctcattatttagcccggccgcctcaacttgcgccaccttgctcggtagctcctccttgctcctcgttgccttgagagcagtgggctgaggctcatgaataggaccgttcaacgcgtcgtccacatatcttgcctccttgatcatcattcgcccgcttacgaacttccccagaacttcttcaggcgacatcttggtgtacctaggattttcacgaatattgttcaccaaatgaggatcaagaacggtaaaggaccttagcattagacggacgacgtcgtgatccgtccatcgcgtgcttccgtagctccttattttgttgataagggtcttgagccagttgtatgtttgagttggctcctcgccccttatcattgcgaaccgtccaagctcgccctccaccaactccatcttggtgagcaaggtgacatcattcccctcatgagagatcttgagggtgtcccagatctgcttggcattgtccaagccgctcaccttatggtactcgtccctgcacaaagaggctagcaacacagtagtagcttgtgcatttttatgaatctgttcattaataaacatgggactatccgtactatcaaagtgcattccactttctacaatctcccatatgctaggatggagagagaacaagtgactacgcattttgtgactccaaaatccgtagtcctctccatcaaaatgaggaggtttaccaagtggaatagataataaatgagcattagtactttgaggaatacgagagtaatcaaaagaaaagttcgaattgaccggtttctttctctcgtattcgttgtggtcgtcgtccttttgggaggaagtagactcatcgctgtcgtagtagacgatctccttgatgtgtcttgtcttcttcttcttcccatctttgcgtatgtggcccgagcccgagtcgttggacatgtcttcccttggctcgttgacgaaggactcctccttgtcgttgatcacgattcccttccctttaggatccatctcttcgggcggttagtccctttgtgaagagaacggctctgataccaattgagagcacctagagggggggtgaataggtgatcctgtgaaacttaaacttatagccacaaaaacttgttaagtgttagcacaataatcgccaagtggctagagatgagtctcaacaaaacacaataccacaagagatcaaacacagagatgatacagtggtttatcccgtggttcggccaagaccaacgcttgcctactccacgttgtggcgtcccaacggacgagggttgcaatcaacccctctcaagcggtccaaagaccaacttgaataccacggtgttttgctttgcctttcaatatcccgtttgcgaggaatctccacaacctggagcctctcgcccttacacttgagattcacaaagaaatacggagtacgggaggaactagcaacgcacacaagactcaaaatcagagcaacagcacgcacacaagtcgcaacaagagctcgcaacacaactcaatgagttcacaactcaacaagagctctagatgctatcactatgaaccaaatgcgcggaatcgatgtcttggtgcttaggaatgttgtaggaatgcttggtgttctccttcatgcgcctaggggtcccttttatagccccaaggcagctaggagccgttgagagcaaatctggaaggctgatcttgccttctgtcgactggtgcaccggacagtccggtgcacaccggacactgtccggtgcccgatttctttccttaaacggcgcagccgaccgttggccaccagagagccgttgacgcaccggacatgtccggtgcacaccggacagtccggtgcccccttctagccgttggctcggccacgtgtcccgcgcagatcgcgcggccgaccgttggcccggccgaccgttggctcaccggacagtccggtgcacaccggacagtccggtgaattatagccgtacgtcgccggtaaattcccgagagcggccagttcgcccgagtcagtctggcgcaccggacactgtccggtgcaccaccggatagtctggtgctccagaccgaacagccttttggctgtacacagccaacttttctctgactcgatttctcctgtttcaagcacttagacacaatacattagtcttcaaaacaatgtactaaggcttagaaacatacctttactcttgatttgcactttgtccatccatgggtatagattcacatttaagcacttgtgttggcactcaatcaccaaaatacttagaaatggcccaagggcacatttccctttcactagcgGAGACAGTGCACTTTATAGGATTGCTGGTACTAGTTGTCGGATTATGTCTCTGACGGTTCCTGGCATGATAATCTTGCAAGCTTGTAGATGGTTGGCAGTCAGTAATTCTTCTGTTGATATGTGTCTAACGCCATCAGTGATAGTTGTACTTTGTAGGTACACAGGTTGGTCTAGAAAGAAGTGTATGCATGATTAATTTTACAGACAATTATTCTATACTCCCTCCGTCCTAAAATAAACCCACATCACACTCAAACTTTTTAAAGTTTATCTACAAATATCAGAAATGTATAATATTTGCATCTCTAAATAATTATAGTATAAAAGTATATTCTATATTTAATAAAATGATACATATTATACATCATATATATTTGTATTTTATATAAATTTAGTTAAACTTTAAAATATTGTAAGTCTTGGAAAGTATGTAAGATATGCGTTTGAGGGAGTACTCTAGAAGACATATATgattaggctgtctccagcagcatctttaaaggaatattctctgtcttTTACAGTACACTCTAAAAGATTATgtcctctatatcttctcagtCTTCAGCAACGTCTTTTAAATTCGGTCATCTAAAGCTACAGTATTAACAGATTTCATTTTTCTATTCATTtagtttttttgttttgttttcatTACACGCAATAAAATGGATGCGCAAAATAGTATATTTAATTAATTTGCAATTACTATTTTCCGAAATAATGCGTGATTAATAATTTGAAATTATTAATATTAATTACCACTTGAAGTGattttttctataattgttttcttATCCGACCGCTTGGGAAAAAAGTCAGCGTATGTCACTAAATTAAAATACGATATATAATACAATATTCATTTTTAGGGAAACTATGCATCGTTCGTATTTAGCCAACTAGTTTACTAGACATTTATATTATATATTTTATTCCTTGTCATACACGCATACAAAAATCGTTTGTGAGTGTCTAAACTTGAACTAAAGATTAATTAAATTAATTATATTATGTACTGAATCTTTTTTCCTACAAAAATGCTACAGACTTTGCTTTGTACATTTTATTCGGTATTGAACAAAGAAACAGAGCGTTGATCAAACGAGGTCCACTGGAAAATATTGTTTTTTCAAACCCACAAGACAAAAATTGTGCTTTAGAGATTAGGAAAAAGAATAATAAATGACAAGTCACTGTTCATGTGTGCATGCTGCACAAATTGACGAACGTGAGCTGACGTAAACGGCGGATAGTGGATGCGAGGAGCTCCTCAAGGTTTAGAGGAAGAAACGTGCATGCTAAATTTTATTAGATGTTTTACCAGTTGTTGCTGGAGGCATAGAGGAGTATAGCATCTGCTATATTTACCAGACAATGCGTTTTAGCGGGTGTTACTGGAGCCAGTCTTATATAAGCATGATAGAGCCgagtcaaaaaaaaaaaaaaggcgTGCCACTGGTCCACAAACCTCGTCGTAGTTTTTATGTTGCCTGAGGAATCTATTCATATCATCCTGCTATGCGAATGCGATACATGTGCTTTGTCCTAAGACCAGAGCAGAGAAGCCTTTGTCCTACACAGCAAGGGTCCATCGCGCTTTTACTCCATCCCTACCAAGTATTGACGTGGTCATAGCGAGGAAAATAACTGGAAACCCTACGATGATTAACGGTGCAATAATGGCAACCGAATGGTATGTAGGAACAGTACATAAAGAGCGACGTCCGGGCAATGTTTATCTTACAATTTTACTGGCTGCGCTTTCATTGTAATAATAATTTTGGATGGATGGTGTGGACTGCATTATACTTTCCCTCGTTTTGCTCCTTTACCCAAGATGGATTGCCAGTGGGAACTGGATTAGGAATGCTACTGCCTTTTGCTTTCCTAAAAGGTTAGGCTCGATTAGACATGTTATGTTACTCAGGCCGAGAGACAAAACTCAACTTATATCTATATACGCTCTTGTATATGGATATAGGTCTGTACATGTCCGGTATTTGCTACCCGACGGATATTGTTACCCACCCGCGCATTGCAATATCAGTATTTAGCATCAAGCAACAAATTTATCATAATTCAACGATTCCATTATTTCAACAGTACGAAACAACAATTTTAACATCAAACAACATGTTGTGAATaaaaattagaaaataaaaatttagAATAGTATATTAGATCAAGataaaaatagaaaatgaaaatttagtaTATTGAATCAAGATAACTCATATATCAGATACTCATTGGGTAACGAATATGGATATTAAATATTCATACGAAAAAGTTACCTACGACTTATCCATGGATAATAAATTCTATTAAATCCATGGATAACAAACTCGTAGCCAATAGATAATTATCCGTGTTTATTTATACTACATACCCATACACGTTAGGCTCGATGCACTTAGGCAGGATGGTCTCATTCTGTCACTCATACAATACGTTTTTTCTAGAGCGTTGCTAGAAGCTTGAGACCTCTGCCtttaaggctgtctccagcaacgtaccCTAAATTCCATCCCCTAaaagaatattctctgtcctttacaggACACTCTAAAAATTTTTGTCCTCTATATCTTCTCAATCTCCAACAACGTTCTCTAAATTTGGTCCTCTAAAGCTACAGTAGAcgttcttttctctatttctttAGTTTTTATTTGTTTTCTTTTCACCTTTTTATTATAAAAAATTTAACACCTTAATTTATGAAAGAAAAAAACCTTGTACAAAAAATTAATAGCCAAATTACTCATCTTCCAATAGTAGCATTAACAAATTATTGGAAATTTCTGTATATATTTGTTCGTTGCCACGTTCGTGTGCCAAAATCCTTAATTCAAATATTTAAAATAATTACTTTTGAACACATAAATTACCAAACAGTGTAGATATGGGTACGGTCGTCCAAAGAAATAAAATAATCAAAGGCCGGAGGAATCAACATGGGCCAATCGTCTAGAGAAAAAAATACTAAACAAAGCTCAGACAACATATAGAGGACGACCGCTCGCGCGCTACGTTTGGCGGACGGCGAGCACCCTGTAAATTTTAGCGGACCTTTTAGCGAACGTTGTTGGGCGGAGACCGGACGGAAGAAAACGCTATATGTAGCGGACAGAACAATTTACGGGCTATTGTTGGAGACAGCCTTATGTTGTCTCGTAGAGTCGTAGACTCGTATTACATCCTGGCATCCGAACTGAAGCATAGAATTATTTACAAGGCGAAGCAGACATGACTACTACATGAGACATCAAAGTTCTCATGCATGGTGCACCAAGCAGTGTCAGTAAAGTACTGACTGATCCCATCACTGCCTCCGACCCCTGCAGCCTTGAGGAATGGAGAAAAGCTAGTTGAGTCGAGCAGAGCACACGGTTCTTTTTCATATCACCATGACACGAACCGACTGATCCCGTCACTGGCTCAGGAGCAGCATCGCCTCCGGCCGCTGTTTTTGCCCGAGCCCGTGGAACGGGTGGTGGTGCGGCTCCTCCGGCTCGGCCTCGACTTCCCGCGCGACCCGTGCTGGCTCCGGGCTCTGGATCAGATTCTCCTTGTCGCTGTCGTCGCCGTCCTTGTGCCTCCACCGCTGCTCGAACTGCGAGTTGCTCCGGCCGTAGCCGCGGCTTCCCTCGTCACCTGGTGGTGGCTGTGGCGCGGCGTGGGAGGCGCTGCTGAGGTTGAAGCTGCCGAAGCCCTTGATCTCGCGCGCGATCTTGCGTGCCCGCTCGCGCTCCTCCTCCAGGAACGGGCCGCGCTCCAGCAGCTTGAGCACGCGCTCCGACTTGCTCGTCACCGTCCGTCCCCAGTTGAAGCTGCGGCGAGTCCATCGGTCGCGTCAGCGTCAGCATCAGGTGCgcacgcgcgcggggggggggggggggggggggggggggggggggggggggggggggatgcaCGTGTACGTATGCAGCGTGTGTGCGTCAGACAGACAGAGCACGGTTACCCTCTCTCGTCGATGTGTTGGAAGGTGGCCATCCGCTCGATGGCCTCCCTGTCCTTCTGGAACTCGACCGCGACGCTGCGGGGCCCGTGCGTGAGgaggtggtccaggaggagcaGCGCCTTGTACGCCTCCCGCCACTGCCACTGCCCCTGCCCCTGCCTGGGGTCGAAGCTCGCGAAGCGCCTGTGCAGGATGTCCGTGATCCTGACGTACTCGTCGACCTCGAACGCCTGCCGGGCTATGAGGCCCATCGTCTTGACGTTCGGCGGCGACGCGTCCCcgttcgtcgcctcctccgtcatgCTACACGCACGCCACAGGTAATCAGAGAGAACGCCTGGGCGCGGCGCGCCACAGGTAATCAGAGAAACCGAATACTTACAGCTGCGTCGGGGTGACGTCGGTGAGCGCCAGCCGCGCGGAGCGGATCTTGCCGGTGAGGTAGGAGGAGGCCTGCCGCCTGAGCTCGTGGAAGAAGGGCGCGTCCATGGCAACTAACGCTCGCGTGTCGCCCGCGCTCCCCCTTTCTATGTCCCGACGCGATGGGAGTGGAACACCGCTGCCGCCGAGGAGGCGAGAAAGCCGAGACGAGACGGACGACGGATGAGAGTGAGACAACGCCTTGTCTCTCGCCTTTATCGGTATGCCGGCCACGGCCAGGCCAGCAACCACTCCGCACAACCTCAGAAGCGAACAAGCGGTACGGTGCCGGGCCGGCAGTTGGCTGCGCAACCAAACCACTCACCTCCCGAGCGCGGGTGACGCACGCACGGCGGAGCAGTCAGAGCAAGCAATGGGGGTGGGAACGGGACGAGGCTCTCTGGCTGCTCACTAGACCCTGAGCTTAATTGGTGGGGACTGGAGAGCACCGCGCTGTCTGTGTGCTGATGCGCTCTGACCCTGAGATCCCCTTTGAAACGTTCAAAAGGAGGGACGGGACGGCGACCGTGACAAAACTTCAACAGGGAGAAACGGGCATTTGAATTTTGAATCCGCTCGCATTCCGTCGTGGCGGCCCAGCACAGCACAGGAGGCAGGGCCCATGGCGGTGGTGGGCGCGGCTGAGGTCAGGTGGTgcgtcctgctcctgctcctgctcctgcctgCGCGTGGCGCACGCGCATGGGCAGGTGGCGCCGT
This genomic window contains:
- the LOC100276522 gene encoding uncharacterized protein LOC100276522; this translates as MDAPFFHELRRQASSYLTGKIRSARLALTDVTPTQLMTEEATNGDASPPNVKTMGLIARQAFEVDEYVRITDILHRRFASFDPRQGQGQWQWREAYKALLLLDHLLTHGPRSVAVEFQKDREAIERMATFQHIDERGFNWGRTVTSKSERVLKLLERGPFLEEERERARKIAREIKGFGSFNLSSASHAAPQPPPGDEGSRGYGRSNSQFEQRWRHKDGDDSDKENLIQSPEPARVAREVEAEPEEPHHHPFHGLGQKQRPEAMLLLSQ